The following nucleotide sequence is from Littorina saxatilis isolate snail1 unplaced genomic scaffold, US_GU_Lsax_2.0 scaffold_1042, whole genome shotgun sequence.
tgatcggaagagaccacagcccccgaattcccccacgtgttcatcagaatagctatataagcctcatattgattgattgattcatttcagaaaactaacggcgctggaacgctcaaaacaatttcattcgctgtattcaacctctatggataacttgcacatgtcaaaacagttgcaacaTAGGTACATAGTTGTATAAGGTTAAGTGATAGATTTTGATTACCCTGTGGTTACCATGTTAATGATCTAGTATTTGATTATTGGCATGTcatgttgttttatgtttttatcGAATGTTATGcttgagtgaatctttcttaaaggtttgtttgtgtgttcacaTAACTTAGCTCAGCTTGATAAGATTagacaacattttggatgaaatccTTGAATTGGCAAGTCTCTGATAGTCATCATCtctctgacacccccccccccccccccgactttCCCGACTTAAATCTTCCCGATATTGTTGAAATTTAAAATACATGACAGTATTACCCAATTAGGTCTCCCCTGCGTTTAGTACTCACTGACACTGAAAGCCGAGAACATGATTATGCTCGAATATGAATGAGAAAATACATCGACGCACCAAAAATGAAAAGAGCGGTTACCGAAAACACTACGTGTCAATAATCACGCGTACCAGTGGTACTGTTTTCATAAAATGTTCTTCCAGATCTGTACCAAAGCATACTTACAGAGTTAGTCAACCCATGATGGTGTTGATATCACCGTATAAATATGTCTATGTTTCTGTCATCGTCCGCCACttctcagtcagtcattcaatatgtctgtctgtctgtctgtctgtctgtctgtctgtctgtctgcctgtctgtctgtctgtctgtctgcgcgtccgtccgtctgtatgtgtgtatgtgtctctctctttctctctcttttcctgtctgtctgtatgtctgtctgtctgtctgtctgtctgactgactgtctgtctatctgtctgtctgtaagccTGCCCGCCCGCCCGTCattccgtccgtctctctctctctctctctctctctctctctctctctctctctctctctctctctctctctctctctctctctctctctctcgctcactattatttgagaaacgattcggtctgtgacttctttaaatcgtatcttgctgaccggacacagtatgtcactctacaatgccagaattcgtctactgcactaataagacaaaccggcacggtggcctagtggtaaggcgtccgccctgtgatcgggaggtcgtgggtccCTATAACCCACGTACTGCCCATCTGCACTAGGAAACTGTTCTCTAATTCTTGCAACCGCACAAGCTGGTAAGGTGACCCTGATGTCTCTCCCAGCCATTTCCAGACCCACCGCACAAGCATGCGGTAAGCTACATACCGATACTGcctggaaagaaaaacaagcataCAGTATTAATgacagtatcaatcaatcaatcaatatgaggcttatatcgcgcgtattccgtgggtacagttctaagcgcagggatttaaaaaaaaatttttatgcaatttatatcgcgcacatattcaaggcgcagggatttatttatgccgtgtgagatggaattttttgtacacaatacatcacgcattcacatcggccagcagatcgcagccatttcggcgcatatcctacttttcacggcctattattccaagtcacacgggtattttggtggacatttttatctatgccgatacaattttgccaggaaagacccttttgtcaatcgtgggatctttaacgtgcacaccccaatgtagtgtacacaaagggacctcggtttttcatctcatccgaaagacatataacgtgcgccacacacaagacccttttgtcaatggtgggatctttaacgtgcacaccccaatgtagtgtacacgaagggacctcggcgtttcgtctcatccgaaagactagcacccaccacctaggttaggaaaggggggagaaaattgctaacgccctgacccagggtcgaactcgcaacctctcgcttccgagcgcaagtgcgttaccactcggccacccagtccacagtaCACAAAGTGTACAATCAGGATACTTGAAAACATTCCCCATATTGCTTTGCTCAGAATTAGCACATGCGAATAAATGAATTGtcttgaaataaaaatgaatatctgacaattaattttcatttttttattttattgttatttgtttttgcaCATCTATGACATAAACCTATTTATAGTATCATGATTACaattctaaaacaaaaataacttaCTCATTAGCATCCTGTATAGCCCTCCCATACTGCTGGTTGTACCAGTGATAGCATGTCTCCAAGACATAGTGGTCCAAGCACACTGATCTGAAGCCAGGGTGGTCAGTGATGCAGCCCACCCCTGTGCTTACTGTCAGTGATTCCATTTCTGGAATTTCTTGACAACAGCGGCATTCTCGGATTGAGCCCATGCCTGCACAGTTTGCGCActgacacctgcacacacaaaatttgataCAAGTTTAGTTCAAATTCTCTGTAGTCTacaaactcacacaaaaaaattGATCTACTAAGGCAGTAAAACAACTGAAATGGACAAATTCACAACCAATGGTAGTGACCATTATGTCTAGACAAAACCATAATAACTTGTTATTCCATTGGAACATTGGTATATTCATACGTGTACTGATTTGGCTAGTTTTAGTTTTGGGGACTGCTACTAGCAATGATTGAGTGGGCATACTGACTACTCAGTAGGAtgatgttttgactaaaattaTAATCAGGAATGCGCATCACTTTCTGGCATGCATGAATTGCatcaagggtaaaagaagacaTCGCACAAACTTTACAAATTACTGACTGCAAAACAAGCTGTACCAGAATCGATTCTATAATAGGAATATATACGAGGAAGAGTCTCACAATCACTGAATCAGTGGTAGTTTCTTACCAGTTGGTGGACATCAAACGATCGAGAGACTCGCTAAAATCGTCTCTGTCGGGTGTTTCCTCAACCTCAGCATCGGACAGCTCAGGTTCAAACTGGTATGGTTGAAGATCGTGTTCATTCAAAACCTCAAAATCACTACTGTAGCACGATAGTTCCAGTGAAGAAACGCTGCTTGTTTCACTGTTTTCTTCATGGTCTGCCATGCCAATACAGCTGCTGACGTCACTGCGAGGGGAGATCAGCCATGGCTGCGTTTTAGATTCTTACTTCCCTTACCCTTAATTGCAGGTATGAAAACCCACTTTCATTGATCGATATCTATTAAACCAAAGGACTTTGCTTGCCAATATTTTGCATCTGGTACTATTTAGTAATGTTCTCTCAGCAGAATTTTTTTGACCGAGCAATGTGGTTGAcctttaatactttgattagatactgctccttttaggtatgaaatgatagcatgtgcatgtgtgtaggtaagcgagcgcacgctcgcgcgcgcgagcatgtgtgtgtgtatatgtgtgcatgtgtgtgtgtgtgtgtgtgcgtgtgtgtgtgtgtgtgtgtgtgtaagtgtgtgtgagcttgtgtgtgcgtgtgtgtgtatacgagggtgtgtgtgtggatgtgtgtgtgtgtgtgtgtatgtatgtgcgcagtctttgctttcgtttacaattattctatgtagtatgttccaaggacaggttggaagattaggctaagcctaaaacctttatccttatgtaataaagttctgagttctgagttctgagctctctctctctctctctctctctctctctctctctctctctctctctctctctctctctctctctctcctttgctgggccgtcaaggtgcaactctcttccttcgaatgttaaAACTAGCAAATCTGTAAATATCTTTAAATCTTCCTTAAAAAAACATCTAAACTGTTCTCTGTAAGTACACACCCACggtgacataattatgtgaatc
It contains:
- the LOC138954778 gene encoding uncharacterized protein; this encodes MADHEENSETSSVSSLELSCYSSDFEVLNEHDLQPYQFEPELSDAEVEETPDRDDFSESLDRLMSTNWCQCANCAGMGSIRECRCCQEIPEMESLTVSTGVGCITDHPGFRSVCLDHYVLETCYHWYNQQYGRAIQDANEQYRYVAYRMLVRWVWKWLGETSGSPYQLVRLQELENSFLVQMGSTWVIGTHDLPITGRTPYH